CTTCACCTCGCCCGGCGGCTGGCTCAACGACCCCAACGGGCTGAGCCACTGGAACGGCGTCTACCACCTCTTCTACCAGTACAACCCGCTCGCCGCCGCCCACCACCGCATCCACTGGGGCCACGCCACAAGCACCGATCTCGTCCACTGGACCGACGAACCGGTCGCCCTCGTCCCCGGCACCACTGGCCCAGACCGCGACGGCTGCTGGTCCGGAGTCCTCGTCGACGACGGGGGAGTGCCCACGCTCGTCTACTCGGGCAGGCACGACGAGCATGAACTCCCCTGCGTGGCCAGGGGATCGGCGGACCTGAGGTACTGGACCAAGGACCCGGCCAACCCCGTCATCACCGCCCCGCCGGAGGGTGTCGACATCACGGCCTTCCGCGACCACTGCGTCTGGCGGGAGGGCTCGGGCGAGAACACGGTGTGGCGTCAGCTGGTGGGGTCGGGAATCCGGGGCGCCGGCGGAACGGCCTTCCTGTACGAATCCGACGACCTGCGCAGCTGGCGCTACGTCGGCCCCCTGCTGACCGGCGACGCCTCGCAGAACCAGGGCGAGCTCGACTGGACCGGCACGATGTGGGAGTGCGTCGACCTCTTCCGGCTCGGCGAGGACGAGGAGGCCGGCAGCACCGACGCGCTGGTCTTCTCCGCCTGGGACGAGGGCACCACCCACCACCCCCTGTACTGGACCGGCCGCTACCAGGGCGACACCTTCACGCCGACCGCCCTCCACCGCCTCGACTACGGCGGCCGCTACTTCTACGCCCCCCAGTCCACCCGTGACGAGCACGGCCGCCGCGTCATGTTCGGCTGGCTCCAGGAGGGACGGACGGACGAGGCGAACGCGCAGGCCGGCTGGTGCGGCGTGATGTCCCTGCCGAGGGTCGTCACGGTCGCCACGGACGGCGGCCTGCATCAGGCCCCGGTGCCGGAGCTGATCGAGCTGCGGCGGGAACGCGTAGAGGTGGCGGCGGGCCCGCTGGCCGACCCGTACACCTCGCTGCCCGCCGTGCGCGGGGACCAGCTGGACATCGAGACGACCCTGCGTCTCGCTCCCGGAGCGACCGCCCGGCTCGTGGTCCGGGAGACACCGGACGGCGTGGAACGCACGGTCGTGGAGGTGAGCCGGTCGCACGACGGAGCGAGCGGCACCCTCCGCCTGCACCGCGAGACCACCAGCCTCGACCCGACGGTCGACACCGAACCCCGGTACGGGCAGCTGCCGTTGGACCCCGACGGCCGGGTCGACCTGCGGGTCCTCGTCGACCACTCCGCACTGGAGATCTTCGCCAACGGGCGTGCCCTGACCGCCCGCATCTACCCCACCCGCCCGGACGAGGCCGTCGGCGTCGGTATCGGTGCCGACGGCGACGTGGCCCTGGAGCGGTTCGACGCCTGGCAGATGGCGTCGGCCTTCACCGACGGACCCCGGCCGCTGTGGCCGTGACGGTCTTACACACGGCCACGGCCCGCGGGGTGGACGTCCCCCCGGGCCGTGGCCCACCCCCTGTTCTCCCTCAGGAGCCGCCATGAGCGTGTCCCGCCGTTCCCTCCTGCTCGCCGGAGGAACCGCCGCCACCCTGCTGCCTCTCGGAACCATCCTCCCCGCAGCACAGGCCGCCGCCCCGAGCGCCGCCGGAGCGACCCCCGCCGCCACCCCGATTCCCGACCCCATCCCCGTCACCGGCACCTGGACCCGCACCTCCGACGGCGGCCAGAAGGCGACCGCCGACCGTCGCGGGCCCGCCCTCGCCCTGTCCGAGCAGCAACTCGCGACCAAGGGCACGTACGCGGCCCGCGTCACGCCCCAATCCTCCTCCTCCGTAGGCGCGTTGGTGATCCGGGCCGCCCTCGACGGCTCGACCGGATACGCGGTCGCCCTCGACCCCGGCCGCGCCCGCATACGGCTCTACGACCTGGCCGGCGGCGACACACTTGCCACCGCTCCGCTCCCGGGCGCGCAGGCCGAAAAGCCCTACGACCTCGAAGTGACGGTCGACGGACCCGAGCTGACGGTGCGTGTCGACGGCAAGCGGCTCCTCCACACCGAGGACCACCGCCACGACAGCGGCTCGTTGGGCCTGCTCGCCCAGGGCGGCAAGGTCACCTTCGGCCCGCCCTCCCTCTCCTCGGTCACCACCAACCTCACCGGCTGGACCACGAGCGGCGGCACCTGGACGGCGAGTCCGCTGGGCTGGCGCGCGGCACCGACCCAGGGAGCCACCGCCCGCGCCATCACCACGACCAAGACGTACGACACCACGCTCCAGGCCGACCTGCTCCTGCACGACGCCTCCGCCATCGCCTCACTGCTGGTGCGCACCGACGCCACGGCCACGCACGGCTACGGCGTCCAAGTCGACGCGGACCAGGGCAGGCTGAGGCTCTACCGCATCGACGGCGACGTCACCCTCGGCACCTGCGCGACCACCATCAAGGCCGACAAGGTCTACCGTCTGCGCGTCGAAGCCGAACACGACGAACTGCGCGTGCACTGGCAGACCGACTTCCTCTCTCCCGACGGCTACAGCCCCGTCATCACCGCCCAGGACTCCACCCACACGAAGGGCCGACTCGCCGTCACGGCTTCGGCCGGCGAGGTGTCCTTCGAGAACATCGCCGCAGCCGACCTCGCCACCGGCCTCCAGGGCTGGACGGCCCGCTCCGGCACCTGGACCCCCGACCTGCGCGGCATCCGTGGCGAGAACGGTCTGCGCACGGCCCCCTGCACCGACGGCGACCTGGTGGCGAGGGCCGACATCACACCCGGCGACCGCTCCTCCTCGGCCGGCCTCGTCCTGCGCGCGTCCGCGAACGGCTCCGGCGGCTACGAAGCCCGCCTGGAAGCCGGCCG
This Streptomyces sp. NBC_00377 DNA region includes the following protein-coding sequences:
- a CDS encoding glycoside hydrolase family 32 protein; its protein translation is MTHDLTLPSGSPTAEGLAERALRDPHRPRFHFTSPGGWLNDPNGLSHWNGVYHLFYQYNPLAAAHHRIHWGHATSTDLVHWTDEPVALVPGTTGPDRDGCWSGVLVDDGGVPTLVYSGRHDEHELPCVARGSADLRYWTKDPANPVITAPPEGVDITAFRDHCVWREGSGENTVWRQLVGSGIRGAGGTAFLYESDDLRSWRYVGPLLTGDASQNQGELDWTGTMWECVDLFRLGEDEEAGSTDALVFSAWDEGTTHHPLYWTGRYQGDTFTPTALHRLDYGGRYFYAPQSTRDEHGRRVMFGWLQEGRTDEANAQAGWCGVMSLPRVVTVATDGGLHQAPVPELIELRRERVEVAAGPLADPYTSLPAVRGDQLDIETTLRLAPGATARLVVRETPDGVERTVVEVSRSHDGASGTLRLHRETTSLDPTVDTEPRYGQLPLDPDGRVDLRVLVDHSALEIFANGRALTARIYPTRPDEAVGVGIGADGDVALERFDAWQMASAFTDGPRPLWP